Proteins encoded in a region of the Bacillus sp. T3 genome:
- a CDS encoding SPFH domain-containing protein yields the protein MQEKDIFKLNGFVGVTIFLLFAACSVYLFSQVILSESPASFVGFIILAVITVTLLTGFTVIQPNQAKVFTLFGSYLGVIKKEGFWFSIPLTLRKNVSLRVLNFNSDKLKVNDLEGNPIEIAAVVVYKVVDSAKAVFDVEDYRGFVHTQSETGLRHIASQYPYDNFNNDYEISLRQHSDEVGDELTRDLQKRLKVAGVEIIEARIMHLAYSSEIASSMLQRQQAKAVLAARKVIVDGAVSMVKSAIEQLSSEGVVDLDEEKKAQMVNNLMVALVSDKGNQPIVNTGSIY from the coding sequence ATGCAAGAAAAAGATATCTTCAAGTTGAATGGATTTGTTGGAGTTACTATTTTTTTATTGTTTGCCGCTTGTAGTGTCTACTTGTTTAGTCAAGTTATCCTTTCTGAATCTCCAGCCTCTTTTGTTGGTTTTATCATTTTGGCGGTAATTACCGTTACCCTCTTAACTGGATTTACTGTCATTCAGCCTAATCAAGCTAAGGTGTTTACTCTATTTGGATCTTATTTGGGCGTTATTAAAAAAGAAGGCTTCTGGTTTTCAATTCCGCTAACATTACGAAAAAATGTATCCTTAAGAGTACTAAATTTTAATAGCGATAAACTAAAGGTAAATGACCTTGAGGGAAATCCAATTGAAATTGCGGCTGTCGTGGTCTACAAGGTTGTCGACTCCGCTAAAGCTGTGTTTGATGTCGAGGATTACCGAGGCTTTGTTCATACCCAGTCCGAAACAGGCTTACGTCATATCGCTAGCCAATATCCATACGATAATTTCAATAACGATTATGAAATCTCTTTACGTCAGCATTCAGATGAGGTTGGCGATGAATTGACACGGGATCTGCAAAAACGTTTAAAGGTCGCAGGCGTGGAAATTATTGAAGCGCGCATTATGCATCTTGCCTATTCAAGTGAAATTGCCTCCTCGATGCTACAGCGCCAGCAAGCAAAGGCTGTTCTTGCTGCAAGAAAGGTAATTGTCGATGGTGCCGTTTCAATGGTAAAATCAGCAATAGAGCAATTGAGCAGCGAGGGAGTCGTCGATTTAGATGAAGAAAAGAAAGCACAAATGGTGAATAATTTAATGGTTGCACTTGTTTCCGATAAAGGGAATCAGCCGATTGTCAATACAGGTAGTATTTATTAA
- the mgtE gene encoding magnesium transporter yields the protein MIMMMTDDQITLQLINSLTEGNKQVFEAIVDELQPYDIAQVYEELPDEHKTRFLLFLNIEILADIIQELDKEQQIEILNKLGLEKKGKVLDEMDNDDLASLLEGLSPEKMSSLLSGMKIEESKAVQNIMNYPAETAGRLMTNRFVWIRNYFSVREAVDKLKSFAEFAETLNYLYVIDQERKLVGVVSYRDLLIAEPNELIRDIMFERVISVLVTIDQEEVATMIERYDFLAIPVVDGENTLLGIVTVDDIIDVVIKEANEDIEKLSASGKSIDFDTKAVTAASRRLPWLILLLFIGVVSGKIISGYEETLQKVVALSFFMPMITGMTGNTGTQSLAVVVRGLVSKDIDKNVVIKLILRELMVGIMIGIICGILITLIAYFWQGNPILGVVVGSSLLLALIIGTLAGTIIPLILYRFNIDPAVASGPLITTLNDIFSLITYFGIATMFINHLM from the coding sequence ATGATTATGATGATGACAGATGATCAAATCACTTTGCAATTAATCAACTCATTAACAGAAGGAAATAAACAGGTCTTTGAGGCGATTGTTGATGAACTCCAACCGTATGATATTGCGCAGGTCTATGAGGAATTGCCAGACGAGCACAAAACCCGCTTTCTTCTCTTTTTAAATATCGAGATTTTGGCCGATATCATTCAAGAGCTAGATAAAGAACAGCAAATCGAGATTTTAAATAAATTAGGACTCGAAAAAAAGGGTAAAGTCCTTGATGAAATGGACAATGATGACTTAGCTTCCCTTCTTGAAGGACTCTCACCAGAAAAAATGAGCTCCCTTCTTTCGGGAATGAAAATTGAGGAGTCCAAGGCCGTCCAAAATATCATGAACTATCCGGCCGAAACCGCAGGCCGACTCATGACAAACCGCTTTGTGTGGATTCGTAATTATTTTTCAGTCCGTGAAGCTGTCGATAAGTTGAAATCATTTGCCGAGTTTGCAGAAACATTAAACTACCTTTATGTGATTGATCAGGAACGAAAGCTTGTTGGTGTCGTTTCTTATCGTGATTTATTAATTGCTGAACCAAATGAATTAATCCGTGATATCATGTTCGAGCGTGTCATCTCGGTATTGGTGACAATAGACCAAGAAGAAGTCGCAACGATGATTGAACGTTATGACTTTCTGGCAATCCCTGTCGTTGATGGAGAAAATACTCTGCTCGGAATTGTAACCGTGGATGATATTATTGATGTCGTGATTAAAGAGGCCAATGAAGATATTGAAAAACTATCGGCTTCAGGTAAATCGATTGATTTTGATACGAAGGCTGTTACCGCTGCTTCACGGCGATTACCATGGCTGATATTGCTACTATTTATTGGCGTTGTATCAGGAAAAATCATAAGCGGCTATGAGGAAACTCTGCAAAAAGTGGTCGCATTATCCTTTTTTATGCCGATGATAACCGGCATGACTGGAAATACTGGAACCCAATCCCTGGCCGTAGTGGTCCGTGGACTTGTTTCAAAGGATATCGATAAAAATGTCGTCATAAAGTTAATTCTTCGTGAGTTGATGGTCGGGATTATGATCGGAATCATTTGTGGGATCCTGATTACGCTTATTGCTTACTTTTGGCAAGGGAATCCGATTTTGGGGGTCGTCGTTGGTTCTTCCCTGTTGTTGGCGCTCATTATTGGGACACTGGCAGGAACAATTATTCCTTTAATCCTTTACAGATTTAATATTGACCCAGCAGTTGCTTCTGGTCCTCTTATTACCACATTAAATGACATCTTTTCACTGATCACATACTTCGGAATTGCCACAATGTTCATCAATCATTTGATGTAA
- a CDS encoding D-alanine--D-alanine ligase — MKTKLGLLYGGKSAEHKVSMRTAMAVIKALDLSKFDIFPIYITEQGQWIKGQQLLAPVESVDELAFSQTVENGAGVLSPDLFTAEIDGDKAQLDVIFPLLHGPNGEDGTVQGLLELLNLPYVGNGVLASSAGMDKVVMKNIFAQAGLAQVDYVWFIRKEWEESKEMAYKKVEKTLGYPCFVKPANLGSSVGISKCTNREELETAFQDAFQFDRKIIVEQGVTAREIEIAVLGNDEPACSVAGEIVPKASFYDYEAKYEDNSTGLIIPADISEAQYTEMKELAIRSFKSLDCSGLVRADFFLTQDGTWLINEVNTMPGFTPVSMFPLLWNETGVDYPHLIEKLVELAQERHTEKQRIKFTM; from the coding sequence ATGAAAACAAAACTGGGATTATTATACGGTGGTAAATCTGCAGAGCATAAAGTATCAATGCGAACAGCCATGGCCGTAATCAAAGCCTTGGACTTATCAAAATTTGATATTTTTCCTATATACATAACAGAGCAGGGTCAATGGATAAAGGGGCAACAGCTATTGGCACCAGTTGAAAGCGTTGATGAATTGGCATTTTCACAAACTGTAGAAAACGGTGCAGGAGTATTATCTCCTGATCTATTTACTGCAGAAATCGACGGTGATAAAGCTCAACTTGATGTAATCTTCCCGTTATTGCACGGACCAAACGGTGAGGATGGAACAGTACAAGGATTACTTGAACTACTCAACTTACCTTATGTTGGAAATGGGGTTCTGGCATCTTCAGCTGGAATGGATAAAGTAGTTATGAAAAATATCTTTGCACAAGCTGGTTTAGCGCAAGTTGATTATGTTTGGTTTATTCGCAAGGAATGGGAAGAAAGTAAGGAAATGGCTTATAAAAAAGTGGAGAAAACTCTGGGCTATCCATGTTTTGTTAAGCCGGCGAATCTTGGTTCCAGTGTTGGAATTAGCAAGTGTACGAATCGCGAAGAGCTTGAAACAGCATTCCAGGATGCGTTCCAATTTGACCGAAAAATTATTGTAGAACAGGGAGTAACAGCACGTGAAATTGAAATTGCTGTACTTGGAAATGATGAGCCTGCTTGTTCTGTTGCTGGGGAAATTGTTCCTAAGGCGTCCTTTTATGACTATGAAGCAAAATATGAGGATAACAGTACTGGCTTAATTATTCCGGCTGACATCTCAGAAGCACAATATACAGAAATGAAGGAACTAGCAATAAGATCATTTAAATCACTTGATTGCTCAGGGCTTGTCCGTGCTGACTTTTTCCTGACTCAAGATGGAACCTGGTTAATTAATGAAGTCAACACAATGCCAGGCTTTACCCCTGTAAGTATGTTCCCGCTTTTATGGAATGAAACAGGTGTAGACTACCCACACCTTATTGAAAAATTAGTCGAATTGGCTCAAGAGAGACACACAGAAAAGCAACGAATTAAATTTACAATGTAA
- a CDS encoding hemolysin family protein, whose amino-acid sequence MELINLTLIALLIALTAFFVASEFAIVKVRSSRIDQLVAEGNKSALSAKKVITHLDEYLSACQLGITITALGLGWLGEPTFEVILRPIFEKIAFNDSIVHVLSFGFAFAIVTFLHVVIGELSPKTFAIQKAEEIALAFSKPLILFYKILFPFIWTLNTSARLFTGLFGLKPASEHELAHSEEELRIILSESYEQGEINQSEYSYVNNIFEFDNRIAKEIMVPRTEIIALDKSSSLEEMFVVISEEKFTRYPVVDGDKDNIIGMINIKELLTASLNVNSEDFTIEQFINPVIRVIETIPIHDLLVKMQKERNHMAVLLDEYGGTAGLVTVEDILEEIVGEIRDEFDQDEIPLIRKVNANHYIFDAKILIEDVNDLLATHIPDDDVDTLGGWILTQKYDVKLQDTVEFEGFMFNVKELDGHHILYVEVQKIKPAIELEPVKTGEE is encoded by the coding sequence TTGGAACTTATAAACCTTACCCTTATTGCATTGTTAATTGCACTAACCGCATTCTTTGTGGCATCAGAGTTTGCCATTGTAAAAGTTCGTTCAAGCAGAATTGACCAGTTGGTTGCAGAAGGAAATAAAAGTGCCTTATCCGCAAAGAAGGTTATTACTCATTTAGATGAATATTTATCGGCCTGTCAATTAGGGATTACGATAACAGCGCTAGGTCTTGGTTGGCTTGGAGAACCTACCTTTGAAGTCATTTTGCGACCGATTTTTGAAAAAATAGCATTTAATGATTCCATCGTTCATGTGTTGTCCTTTGGATTCGCCTTTGCTATCGTGACCTTTTTGCATGTCGTCATTGGCGAATTATCGCCGAAAACCTTTGCAATTCAAAAAGCAGAAGAAATTGCATTGGCCTTTTCAAAACCGTTAATTTTGTTTTATAAAATTTTATTTCCGTTTATCTGGACTTTGAATACCTCGGCGCGGCTTTTTACCGGCCTATTTGGCCTCAAGCCTGCATCCGAGCATGAACTGGCTCACAGTGAAGAAGAACTACGGATTATTTTGTCTGAGAGCTATGAGCAAGGGGAAATAAATCAATCGGAATATAGCTATGTGAATAATATATTTGAATTTGATAATCGGATTGCAAAAGAAATTATGGTTCCACGAACGGAAATTATCGCTCTTGATAAAAGCTCTTCACTCGAAGAAATGTTCGTTGTTATTAGTGAGGAAAAATTCACACGCTATCCCGTTGTCGATGGTGACAAGGATAACATTATCGGTATGATAAACATTAAAGAACTTTTAACCGCGAGCTTAAATGTCAATTCAGAAGATTTCACAATTGAACAATTTATCAATCCTGTCATCCGCGTAATTGAAACAATACCGATTCATGACCTGCTTGTTAAAATGCAAAAAGAGCGTAATCATATGGCGGTTTTGCTTGATGAGTATGGAGGAACGGCTGGTTTAGTAACGGTTGAGGATATATTGGAGGAAATTGTTGGTGAAATCCGTGATGAATTCGATCAGGATGAGATTCCGTTAATTAGAAAAGTGAATGCCAACCATTATATATTTGATGCAAAAATCTTAATTGAAGATGTAAACGACTTGCTCGCAACACATATCCCTGACGATGATGTCGATACGTTAGGGGGCTGGATTTTAACACAAAAATATGATGTTAAACTCCAGGATACAGTTGAATTTGAAGGCTTTATGTTTAACGTGAAAGAATTGGATGGCCATCATATTCTTTATGTTGAAGTGCAAAAAATAAAGCCTGCAATTGAGTTAGAACCTGTAAAAACCGGTGAGGAATAA